The proteins below are encoded in one region of Antennarius striatus isolate MH-2024 chromosome 7, ASM4005453v1, whole genome shotgun sequence:
- the camsap2a gene encoding calmodulin-regulated spectrin-associated protein 2a isoform X1: MGEVQDVKDTKKTFVVPSIKSFEHYDFSRAKICCSLTWLVAKAYGTDSIPTDLKDPFYTDQYEQEHLKPPVASLLLSADLYCRAASLIMKSDAAKPLLGHDAVIQALAQRGLYVTDQERLVTERDLRKRPLQMSAHLAMIDTLMMAYTMETVSGEKVMACLRQYSSCNPEVETPYDTEDAVTTWVNKVNEYLKDVMTQEQKKKEPQGLETAGSPRSPTKWYMKLVPARYRKEQASNQPVPWIPPVDNLLKDSTDGSALGALLHFYCPQLLQLSDVCLKENMTLADRLYNLQLVQDFCKDNLSSCCHFSLEDMLYASSAIKNNYLVFMAELFWWFEVDKPSFVKPKLLDNDGTESSVLLKNMPAIPISKATKRSFMERAPSPERPSLPLRPQPRNSGEIKRSTSMSFVDGNLGTWPKEKRSGPYGVSFDIPFDKEDSAPGPLSSTRGMVRSISTDDGSGFKVHHLPRGMKRNLSFQPVNGQNIGIEEEGCPDSLASMDPDRKGYPNGHGSVIATPPSMEEVLKIINSPNRHPVEGINNGFFLHSQAQGADVSGLEPLSESDSKGPLSTTDTAELDTGIHIQTEDILDEDSSLKDCSVNMDLDMDTPSPGVSKCPSGMKMTSFAEQKRRKHNPSAPDSGRCSSSSLKTTPEGSDFGHPLSVSWAPTPEHSPIHQETTPNLRAHTSPMSVQLPPNDPAQVMATEMAELRMRLEEKRKAIEAQKKKVEAAFTRHRQKMGHSAFLNVVKRKGDGAASGEEGGKHEREGKAASTSPIKFGRSKADTPDGAEQSITGSCCTKSSGGGEEGVPSHAQLTEVDLTEYTRSIEKLNHSLAFLQTEMQRLAQQQEVIMAMREQQHQQAWVISPPYTNPSSQKNSQIGAVTRSSGPSSPADSPRSTHRSPTSIKRKSASFHSRNPRTARPSELKLAPYNRVLTAPQSVDSIPRLRRFSPSQQLTCSFVYMEEKPVTTKQMAVASKAEKNSKLELIPSPETELAKICVAHSPPNSPNLQGKKEPKLKCQTEETKIQNHSNLVEMETDEEKVQKSVVELIPTIETSFPEVLSHPVVETFTVAPTAIPPQPETSGQVKSSLIEVPLSVMKPLDDLTLDDSLEMQQSNMDGSDHYQKMCRGFFFKKFFMPDCCVTDLVSFLTQEHGKAEENMAQKRAALLEKRMRREKESQQKKMQLEAELEQKKEETRLKAEEERIRKEEDKARREFIKQEYLRRKQLKLMQDMDFVIKPRPTSGTKQRRGRTKSIHHDNMDSPKTPVRAATVSSLSLASLNLGDNDYVQCDKRLPRPDSADGFLSLSCSSSRNGEKDWENGSTTSSVTSNTEYTGPKLYKEPSAKSNKHIIQNALAHCCLAGKVNEGQKNKILEEMEKSEANNFLVLFRDAGCQFRSLYTYCPEMEEINKLAGIGPKNITRKMIDGLYKYNSDRKQFTQIPAKTMSASVDAVTMHSHLWQTKKPATPKKVVPPQS; the protein is encoded by the exons ATGGGTGAAGTTCAGGACGTCAAGGATACTAAGAAGACCTTCGTTGTTCCATCAATCAAGTCATTTGAGCACTATGACTTCTCCCGAGCCAAAATCTGTTGCAGCCTCACATGGCTGGTGGCCAAAGCTTACGGGACAG ACAGCATCCCGACAGACCTGAAGGACCCCTTCTACACAGACCAGTATGAGCAGGAGCACCTGAAGCCTCCTGTGGCCAGCCTCCTGCTCTCTGCAGACCTTTACTGCAGGGCGGCAAGCCTCATCATGAAGAGCGACGCTGCCAAGCCCCTGTTGGGCCACGATGCCGTCATTCAGGCGCTGGCTCAGCGTGGACTCTATGTCACTGACCAGGAGAGACTGGTCACAGAGAGGGACCTTCGAAAGAGACCTCTGCAAATG AGCGCTCATCTGGCAATGATCGACACTTTGATGATGGCATACACAATGGAGACAGTGAGCGGCGAGAAGGTGATGGCCTGCCTGCGTCAGTATTCTTCCTGCAACCCTGAGGTGGAAACCCCCTATGACACAGAAGATGCTGTGACCACATGGGTCAACAAG GTGAACGAGTATCTTAAAGACGTCATGACTcaagagcagaagaagaaggagcCACAGGGCCTGGAGACTGCTGGGAGTCCTCGG TCCCCAACCAAGTGGTACATGAAGCTTGTGCCT GCTCGCTACAGGAAGGAGCAGGCCTCAAACCAGCCGGTTCCCTGGATCCCCCCAGTGGACAACCTGCTGAAAGACAGCACGGACGGGTCGGCCCTGGGAGCTCTGCTGCACTTCTACTGCCCTCAGCTGCTGCAACTGAGTG ATGTCTGTCTGAAGGAGAACATGACACTGGCTGATCGTCTCTACAACCTCCAGCTCGTGCAGGACTTCTGCAAAGACAACCTGAGTAGCTGCTGCCATTTCAGCCTGGAAGACATGCTCTACGCCTCCTCCGCCATCAAG AACAATTATCTGGTGTTCATGGCGGAGCTGTTTTGGTGGTTTGAAGTGGACAAGCCATcttttgtgaaaccaaaattgCTGGACAATGACGGTACAG AGTCGTCAGTCTTGTTGAAGAATATGCCAGCCATCCCCATCTCCAAAGCAACCAAGAGGAGCTTCATGGAAAGAGCCCCAAGTCCCGAACGACCAAG TTTACCCCTCAGACCCCAGCCTCGAAATTCAG GAGAAATCAAGAGGTCAACCTCAATGTCCTTTGTTGATGGTAACCTCGGCACTTGGCCCAAAGAGAAAAG GTCTGGGCCTTATGGAGTTTCTTTTGACATCCCTTTTGACAAAGAGGACTCTGCTCCTGGCCCACTTTCCTCCACAAGAGGCATGGTCAGGTCCATCAGTACGGATGATGGTTCTGGATTCAAGGTCCACCACCTGCCTCGTGGGATGAAGCGTAACCTGTCCTTCCAGCCAGTGAATGGTCAAAATATTGGCATTGAGGAGGAAGGCTGCCCAGACAGCCTAGCTAGTATGGATCCAGACAGAAAAGGATACCCCAACGGACATGGAAGTGTCATCGCGACACCTCCCTCAATGGAGGAAGTCCTAAAGATTATCAACAGCCCTAACAGGCATCCAGTGGAGGGGATCAACAATGGTTTCTTTCTGCACAGCCAAGCCCAGGGGGCAGATGTCTCTGGCTTGGAGCCCCTGTCAGAGTCAGACTCAAAAGGTCCTCTTAGCACTACAGACACCGCTGAGTTAGACACTGGGATCCATATCCAAACAGAAGACATTCTAGATGAGGATTCCTCGCTGAAAGACTGCTCTGTGAACATGGACTTGGATATGGATACCCCAAGCCCTGGAGTGAGCAAATGTCCCTCTGGAATGAAGATGACTAGCTTTGCTgaacagaagaggaggaaacacaatCCATCAGCCCCAGACTCAGGGAGATGCAGCAGTAGCTCCCTCAAGACCACTCCTGAGGGCTCTGACTTTGGCCACCCATTATCTGTCTCTTGGGCCCCGACCCCTGAGCATAGCCCCATCCATCAAGAAACCACACCAAACCTCAGGGCTCACACATCACCCATGTCTGTACAACTTCCACCAAATGACCCTGCTCAGGTCATGGCCACAGAAATGGCAGAGCTGAGGATGAGGCTGGAAGAGAAACGTAAGGCCATTGaagcacagaagaagaaagtggAGGCTGCTTTTACAAGGCATCGCCAAAAGATGGGTCACTCTGCATTCCTTAATGTagtaaagaggaaaggagatgGAGCAGCCagtggagaggaaggaggaaaacaCGAGAGAGAAGGCAAAGCAGCAAGCACAAGTCCCATCAAATTTGGGAGGAGCAAAGCGGATACACCTGATGGGGCAGAGCAAAGCATCACAGGTTCCTGTTGTACAAAGTCATctggtggaggagaggagggtgtACCCAGTCATGCTCAGCTGACAGAGGTAGATCTCACAGAGTATACACGTTCAATCGAGAAATTGAACCATTCGTTAGCCTTCCTTCAGACTGAGATGCAGCGACTGGCTCAGCAGCAAGAAGTGATCATGGCCATGAGGGAGCAACAACATCAGCAGGCGTGGGTCATCTCGCCTCCATATACAAACCcatcatcacaaaaaaacagtcagatTGGAGCTGTAACTCGATCCTCAGGGCCCTCTTCTCCAGCAGATTCCCCTCGCTCTACCCATCGCTCTCCAACTAGCATCAAACGCAAATCTGCTTCTTTCCACTCACGTAATCCACGCACAGCTCGCCCCAGTGAGCTAAAGCTGGCCCCTTACAACCGAGTTTTAACTGCCCCCCAGTCTGTTGATAGCATCCCCAGGCTACGGCGATTTTCCCCTTCCCAGCAGCTGACATGTTCCTTTGTCTACATGGAGGAGAAACCAGTAACCACCAAACAAATGGCAGTCGCTtcaaaagcagagaaaaacagcaaGTTGGAGTTGATCCCTTCTCCAGAAACAGAGCTTGCCAAAATTTGTGTAGCCCATTCACCCCCCAACTCTCCCAACCTGCAGGGCAAAAAAGAACCGAAACTGAAATGCCaaactgaagaaacaaaaattcAAAACCATTCCAACCTTGTTGAGATGGAAACAGATGAAGAGAAAGTTCAGAAGTCAGTTGTTGAGCTCATACCTACGATAGAGACATCATTTCCTGAGGTTTTGTCCCATCCTGTGGTCGAGACCTTCACCGTGGCGCCAACTGCGATTCCTCCCCAGCCAGAAACCTCAGGCCAAGTCAAAAGCAGTTTGATTGAGGTTCCTCTTTCAGTCATGAAGCCATTGGATGATCTGACACTTGATGACAGTTTGGAGATGCAGCAGAGTAATATGGATGGATCGGATCACTATCAGAAGATGTGTCGAGGTTTCTTCTTTAAG AAATTCTTCATGCCAGACTGCTGTGTGACTGATTTGGTTTCATTCCTGACTCAGGAGCATGGAAAGGCTGAGGAGAACATGGCACAGAAGAGGGCTGCCCTGTTGGAGAAAAGAatgaggagggagaaggagagtCAGCAAAAGAAGATGCAGCTGGAGGCCGAATTGGagcagaagaaggaggagacTCG ACTGAAAGCAGAGGAGGAGCGCAtcaggaaagaggaagacaagGCCAGGAGGGAATTCATCAAGCAGGAATATCTCAGGAGAAAGCAGTTGAAACTGATGCAGGACATGGACTTTGTCATCAAACCACGTCCCACCAGTGGAACCAAGCAGAGAAGAGGCCGCActaaatccatccatcacgATAACATGGACTCCCCCAAAACTCCTGTCAGAGCTGCCACAG TCTCTAGCTTGTCCCTTGCTTCCCTCAACCTGGGAGACAATGACTACGTTCAGTGTGACAAGAGAttgccaag GCCAGATTCTGCAGATGGCTTTCTGTCTCTGagctgctccagcagcagaaatggagaaaaagacTGGGAAAATGGATCCACAACCTCCTCTGTTACATCTAACACAGAGTACACCG GACCAAAGTTGTACAAGGAACCGAGTGCCAAATCTAACAAGCACATCATCCAGAACGCTTTGGCCCACTGCTGCCTCGCCGGCAAAGTTAACGAAGGGCAAAAGAACAAGATCCTGGAG GAAATGGAGAAATCAGAGGCGAACAACTTCTTGGTGTTGTTTCGAGATGCAGGCTGCCAGTTCCGCTCTCTCTACACTTACTGCCCAGAGATGGAGGAGATCAACAAGTTGGCAGGAATCGGTCCCAAGAACATAACGCGCAAGATGATCGACGGTCTCTACAAGTATAACTCGGACAGGAAACAGTTCACTCAGATACCAGCTAAGACCATGTCAGCCAGCGTAGACGCAGTGACAATGCACAGCCACCTCTGGCAGACCAAGAAGCCAGCCACTCCGAAAAAAGTAGTGCCTCCCCAGTCCTAA
- the camsap2a gene encoding calmodulin-regulated spectrin-associated protein 2a isoform X2, giving the protein MGEVQDVKDTKKTFVVPSIKSFEHYDFSRAKICCSLTWLVAKAYGTDSIPTDLKDPFYTDQYEQEHLKPPVASLLLSADLYCRAASLIMKSDAAKPLLGHDAVIQALAQRGLYVTDQERLVTERDLRKRPLQMSAHLAMIDTLMMAYTMETVSGEKVMACLRQYSSCNPEVETPYDTEDAVTTWVNKVNEYLKDVMTQEQKKKEPQGLETAGSPRARYRKEQASNQPVPWIPPVDNLLKDSTDGSALGALLHFYCPQLLQLSDVCLKENMTLADRLYNLQLVQDFCKDNLSSCCHFSLEDMLYASSAIKNNYLVFMAELFWWFEVDKPSFVKPKLLDNDGTESSVLLKNMPAIPISKATKRSFMERAPSPERPSLPLRPQPRNSGEIKRSTSMSFVDGNLGTWPKEKRSGPYGVSFDIPFDKEDSAPGPLSSTRGMVRSISTDDGSGFKVHHLPRGMKRNLSFQPVNGQNIGIEEEGCPDSLASMDPDRKGYPNGHGSVIATPPSMEEVLKIINSPNRHPVEGINNGFFLHSQAQGADVSGLEPLSESDSKGPLSTTDTAELDTGIHIQTEDILDEDSSLKDCSVNMDLDMDTPSPGVSKCPSGMKMTSFAEQKRRKHNPSAPDSGRCSSSSLKTTPEGSDFGHPLSVSWAPTPEHSPIHQETTPNLRAHTSPMSVQLPPNDPAQVMATEMAELRMRLEEKRKAIEAQKKKVEAAFTRHRQKMGHSAFLNVVKRKGDGAASGEEGGKHEREGKAASTSPIKFGRSKADTPDGAEQSITGSCCTKSSGGGEEGVPSHAQLTEVDLTEYTRSIEKLNHSLAFLQTEMQRLAQQQEVIMAMREQQHQQAWVISPPYTNPSSQKNSQIGAVTRSSGPSSPADSPRSTHRSPTSIKRKSASFHSRNPRTARPSELKLAPYNRVLTAPQSVDSIPRLRRFSPSQQLTCSFVYMEEKPVTTKQMAVASKAEKNSKLELIPSPETELAKICVAHSPPNSPNLQGKKEPKLKCQTEETKIQNHSNLVEMETDEEKVQKSVVELIPTIETSFPEVLSHPVVETFTVAPTAIPPQPETSGQVKSSLIEVPLSVMKPLDDLTLDDSLEMQQSNMDGSDHYQKMCRGFFFKEHGKAEENMAQKRAALLEKRMRREKESQQKKMQLEAELEQKKEETRLKAEEERIRKEEDKARREFIKQEYLRRKQLKLMQDMDFVIKPRPTSGTKQRRGRTKSIHHDNMDSPKTPVRAATVSSLSLASLNLGDNDYVQCDKRLPRPDSADGFLSLSCSSSRNGEKDWENGSTTSSVTSNTEYTGPKLYKEPSAKSNKHIIQNALAHCCLAGKVNEGQKNKILEEMEKSEANNFLVLFRDAGCQFRSLYTYCPEMEEINKLAGIGPKNITRKMIDGLYKYNSDRKQFTQIPAKTMSASVDAVTMHSHLWQTKKPATPKKVVPPQS; this is encoded by the exons ATGGGTGAAGTTCAGGACGTCAAGGATACTAAGAAGACCTTCGTTGTTCCATCAATCAAGTCATTTGAGCACTATGACTTCTCCCGAGCCAAAATCTGTTGCAGCCTCACATGGCTGGTGGCCAAAGCTTACGGGACAG ACAGCATCCCGACAGACCTGAAGGACCCCTTCTACACAGACCAGTATGAGCAGGAGCACCTGAAGCCTCCTGTGGCCAGCCTCCTGCTCTCTGCAGACCTTTACTGCAGGGCGGCAAGCCTCATCATGAAGAGCGACGCTGCCAAGCCCCTGTTGGGCCACGATGCCGTCATTCAGGCGCTGGCTCAGCGTGGACTCTATGTCACTGACCAGGAGAGACTGGTCACAGAGAGGGACCTTCGAAAGAGACCTCTGCAAATG AGCGCTCATCTGGCAATGATCGACACTTTGATGATGGCATACACAATGGAGACAGTGAGCGGCGAGAAGGTGATGGCCTGCCTGCGTCAGTATTCTTCCTGCAACCCTGAGGTGGAAACCCCCTATGACACAGAAGATGCTGTGACCACATGGGTCAACAAG GTGAACGAGTATCTTAAAGACGTCATGACTcaagagcagaagaagaaggagcCACAGGGCCTGGAGACTGCTGGGAGTCCTCGG GCTCGCTACAGGAAGGAGCAGGCCTCAAACCAGCCGGTTCCCTGGATCCCCCCAGTGGACAACCTGCTGAAAGACAGCACGGACGGGTCGGCCCTGGGAGCTCTGCTGCACTTCTACTGCCCTCAGCTGCTGCAACTGAGTG ATGTCTGTCTGAAGGAGAACATGACACTGGCTGATCGTCTCTACAACCTCCAGCTCGTGCAGGACTTCTGCAAAGACAACCTGAGTAGCTGCTGCCATTTCAGCCTGGAAGACATGCTCTACGCCTCCTCCGCCATCAAG AACAATTATCTGGTGTTCATGGCGGAGCTGTTTTGGTGGTTTGAAGTGGACAAGCCATcttttgtgaaaccaaaattgCTGGACAATGACGGTACAG AGTCGTCAGTCTTGTTGAAGAATATGCCAGCCATCCCCATCTCCAAAGCAACCAAGAGGAGCTTCATGGAAAGAGCCCCAAGTCCCGAACGACCAAG TTTACCCCTCAGACCCCAGCCTCGAAATTCAG GAGAAATCAAGAGGTCAACCTCAATGTCCTTTGTTGATGGTAACCTCGGCACTTGGCCCAAAGAGAAAAG GTCTGGGCCTTATGGAGTTTCTTTTGACATCCCTTTTGACAAAGAGGACTCTGCTCCTGGCCCACTTTCCTCCACAAGAGGCATGGTCAGGTCCATCAGTACGGATGATGGTTCTGGATTCAAGGTCCACCACCTGCCTCGTGGGATGAAGCGTAACCTGTCCTTCCAGCCAGTGAATGGTCAAAATATTGGCATTGAGGAGGAAGGCTGCCCAGACAGCCTAGCTAGTATGGATCCAGACAGAAAAGGATACCCCAACGGACATGGAAGTGTCATCGCGACACCTCCCTCAATGGAGGAAGTCCTAAAGATTATCAACAGCCCTAACAGGCATCCAGTGGAGGGGATCAACAATGGTTTCTTTCTGCACAGCCAAGCCCAGGGGGCAGATGTCTCTGGCTTGGAGCCCCTGTCAGAGTCAGACTCAAAAGGTCCTCTTAGCACTACAGACACCGCTGAGTTAGACACTGGGATCCATATCCAAACAGAAGACATTCTAGATGAGGATTCCTCGCTGAAAGACTGCTCTGTGAACATGGACTTGGATATGGATACCCCAAGCCCTGGAGTGAGCAAATGTCCCTCTGGAATGAAGATGACTAGCTTTGCTgaacagaagaggaggaaacacaatCCATCAGCCCCAGACTCAGGGAGATGCAGCAGTAGCTCCCTCAAGACCACTCCTGAGGGCTCTGACTTTGGCCACCCATTATCTGTCTCTTGGGCCCCGACCCCTGAGCATAGCCCCATCCATCAAGAAACCACACCAAACCTCAGGGCTCACACATCACCCATGTCTGTACAACTTCCACCAAATGACCCTGCTCAGGTCATGGCCACAGAAATGGCAGAGCTGAGGATGAGGCTGGAAGAGAAACGTAAGGCCATTGaagcacagaagaagaaagtggAGGCTGCTTTTACAAGGCATCGCCAAAAGATGGGTCACTCTGCATTCCTTAATGTagtaaagaggaaaggagatgGAGCAGCCagtggagaggaaggaggaaaacaCGAGAGAGAAGGCAAAGCAGCAAGCACAAGTCCCATCAAATTTGGGAGGAGCAAAGCGGATACACCTGATGGGGCAGAGCAAAGCATCACAGGTTCCTGTTGTACAAAGTCATctggtggaggagaggagggtgtACCCAGTCATGCTCAGCTGACAGAGGTAGATCTCACAGAGTATACACGTTCAATCGAGAAATTGAACCATTCGTTAGCCTTCCTTCAGACTGAGATGCAGCGACTGGCTCAGCAGCAAGAAGTGATCATGGCCATGAGGGAGCAACAACATCAGCAGGCGTGGGTCATCTCGCCTCCATATACAAACCcatcatcacaaaaaaacagtcagatTGGAGCTGTAACTCGATCCTCAGGGCCCTCTTCTCCAGCAGATTCCCCTCGCTCTACCCATCGCTCTCCAACTAGCATCAAACGCAAATCTGCTTCTTTCCACTCACGTAATCCACGCACAGCTCGCCCCAGTGAGCTAAAGCTGGCCCCTTACAACCGAGTTTTAACTGCCCCCCAGTCTGTTGATAGCATCCCCAGGCTACGGCGATTTTCCCCTTCCCAGCAGCTGACATGTTCCTTTGTCTACATGGAGGAGAAACCAGTAACCACCAAACAAATGGCAGTCGCTtcaaaagcagagaaaaacagcaaGTTGGAGTTGATCCCTTCTCCAGAAACAGAGCTTGCCAAAATTTGTGTAGCCCATTCACCCCCCAACTCTCCCAACCTGCAGGGCAAAAAAGAACCGAAACTGAAATGCCaaactgaagaaacaaaaattcAAAACCATTCCAACCTTGTTGAGATGGAAACAGATGAAGAGAAAGTTCAGAAGTCAGTTGTTGAGCTCATACCTACGATAGAGACATCATTTCCTGAGGTTTTGTCCCATCCTGTGGTCGAGACCTTCACCGTGGCGCCAACTGCGATTCCTCCCCAGCCAGAAACCTCAGGCCAAGTCAAAAGCAGTTTGATTGAGGTTCCTCTTTCAGTCATGAAGCCATTGGATGATCTGACACTTGATGACAGTTTGGAGATGCAGCAGAGTAATATGGATGGATCGGATCACTATCAGAAGATGTGTCGAGGTTTCTTCTTTAAG GAGCATGGAAAGGCTGAGGAGAACATGGCACAGAAGAGGGCTGCCCTGTTGGAGAAAAGAatgaggagggagaaggagagtCAGCAAAAGAAGATGCAGCTGGAGGCCGAATTGGagcagaagaaggaggagacTCG ACTGAAAGCAGAGGAGGAGCGCAtcaggaaagaggaagacaagGCCAGGAGGGAATTCATCAAGCAGGAATATCTCAGGAGAAAGCAGTTGAAACTGATGCAGGACATGGACTTTGTCATCAAACCACGTCCCACCAGTGGAACCAAGCAGAGAAGAGGCCGCActaaatccatccatcacgATAACATGGACTCCCCCAAAACTCCTGTCAGAGCTGCCACAG TCTCTAGCTTGTCCCTTGCTTCCCTCAACCTGGGAGACAATGACTACGTTCAGTGTGACAAGAGAttgccaag GCCAGATTCTGCAGATGGCTTTCTGTCTCTGagctgctccagcagcagaaatggagaaaaagacTGGGAAAATGGATCCACAACCTCCTCTGTTACATCTAACACAGAGTACACCG GACCAAAGTTGTACAAGGAACCGAGTGCCAAATCTAACAAGCACATCATCCAGAACGCTTTGGCCCACTGCTGCCTCGCCGGCAAAGTTAACGAAGGGCAAAAGAACAAGATCCTGGAG GAAATGGAGAAATCAGAGGCGAACAACTTCTTGGTGTTGTTTCGAGATGCAGGCTGCCAGTTCCGCTCTCTCTACACTTACTGCCCAGAGATGGAGGAGATCAACAAGTTGGCAGGAATCGGTCCCAAGAACATAACGCGCAAGATGATCGACGGTCTCTACAAGTATAACTCGGACAGGAAACAGTTCACTCAGATACCAGCTAAGACCATGTCAGCCAGCGTAGACGCAGTGACAATGCACAGCCACCTCTGGCAGACCAAGAAGCCAGCCACTCCGAAAAAAGTAGTGCCTCCCCAGTCCTAA